Within the Alphaproteobacteria bacterium genome, the region CCGTCCTCGGTGAATGCCGCCGTGAGCCGTTCCTTCAATTCGGCGATATTGTCAACGCCAACAGCCGGCGCACCGAAATAATGCTGCGGCGTCGGCCCGCTGTTTCCGGTTCCCAGCGCAATCCCTGAATTTCCGTATTGCCGTTGCGACTGTTTGATATGGATCAGGCTCAGCGTGCTGTCGTTTAGCACGACAAAGGGAATGGCGAGTCCCATTCGCCGCGCCGTCGCCAGTTCGCCGCAGGTCATCTGGAAACAGCCGTCGCCGATAATGCAGACGACCGGCAGGGCGGGAAAGGCGATCTTGGCGGCGATGGCGGCGGGAAAACCGAATCCCATTGATGACCATCCATTGGTGATCAGGAATTCACGCGGCGCATGGGCGGGCCATTGACTGGCGATCTGGTGCGTATGCGCGCCGACATCGAAGGCCAGGACACCGTTGCGCGGCAGGATGTCCCGTACCGCGTCGATAACCTGGTATGGCGTCAACCCCTGCACGGCGGGGCGTAGCGCTGCCTGGAAATCCCGTCGGTGGTTAGCAATGGCGGATTCGGTCCAGTCATTGCCGAAAGCTTTGGCGTCCGTCAGCCGCTGCAGGGAATCGTCCAGGCTGCCCGTGACTTCCGCCGCGACGGTGACCGACGGGGCGACATCGACAGCTTCGATATCGATCTGCAGCAACGGCACATCGGCGATCCAGGCCTCGAATTCCACCTCGACGGTGTCATAGCCCAGCCCGACGATAAGATCGGCGCTGCGCAGCAGCTTGCGCTGGATCTGCCGGCGGGCGCGTTCGATGCAGCCAATCGACAGCGGGTGGTCCTCGTCGATCATGCCCTTGGCCATGGTGGTCGTGGCGAAGGGCATGCCGTACTTTTCGACGAAGCGGCGCAGCAGTTCGGGGTTGCGCATCCGCATGGCGGAGGAACCGATGACGGCGATGGGCCGTTTGGCGCGGGCTATCAGTTCCAGGGCACGCGCGATCGCCGCCTCG harbors:
- a CDS encoding thiamine pyrophosphate-binding protein, whose translation is MNNADLIIRILKDAGIGHGFGIPSGNVLPFIEAMRKGGIEFVLTAHEGTAGFAADVTGRLTGAPGLCVATLGPGATNLATGVGNAWLDRSPMIAVTCNLNTIQLGRRLQMLIDHHALFKPITKASYALRPGNIVDTVQNAIRVALTEPMGPVHLDLPEDVMLAPATEDVPPPVTAPAFDLKADEAAIARALELIARAKRPIAVIGSSAMRMRNPELLRRFVEKYGMPFATTTMAKGMIDEDHPLSIGCIERARRQIQRKLLRSADLIVGLGYDTVEVEFEAWIADVPLLQIDIEAVDVAPSVTVAAEVTGSLDDSLQRLTDAKAFGNDWTESAIANHRRDFQAALRPAVQGLTPYQVIDAVRDILPRNGVLAFDVGAHTHQIASQWPAHAPREFLITNGWSSMGFGFPAAIAAKIAFPALPVVCIIGDGCFQMTCGELATARRMGLAIPFVVLNDSTLSLIHIKQSQRQYGNSGIALGTGNSGPTPQHYFGAPAVGVDNIAELKERLTAAFTEDGPSVIETYVDPAHYMETVFD